The stretch of DNA AAAGgggtaaaatttcaaattgattatttaagtataagtttattaatttgtttaaaaaagtgaaaatggttAAAATGACTCTGAAAATACTTCACATGTTAATTTAGACTGTACCtggatatttttgaattaaagtaaaacttttaattcacatttttaaagttttaatttatatttaattaattataacatttttaaaaaaaattaatgtgttaacatagctctgaaaaatatatttaagatgCTAACTTGCATCTTTTAAGACTAAAGCACCTGTATCTCTTGGAATTTATGTTTAAGGTgttaatttgcttcttttaagAATGTATACCTTTATTTGTTGCAgccaaagtaaagttttaagaTAGTTATAAAGGTgcaagtttattaatttttttaaaaagtggacttgtttagcaaaacttttaatgatatatttaagttgttaattttataaatgtcTGCTTCTAATTTTTGgacttaaaaaatcaacttaaagtattagttttaattataaatttaaatttaatttctttcttttaagtTAACCTCCTTAGCTTAAGTCTTAATAATACATTTAAGATGTAAATTTGCACCTTTAAATAGACTTGCCAGATGTCCTGGTTTTCCAGACAAAATCTTGGTGTCGGGCCGGTTTACTGCATGTCCCAGAAAAAGATAAATTGGATTATAAGTGaccaaaaaggtataaaaataattaactgtgaaggattatttaggataattactttatcaattGTAGCATTTAATTATCAAATTAACAccagattagcttgtgaggatttttagaACAAGGTTGAAAATCAAAAGAGACTATCTGAAAAggtcctataaaatgaaaagtttatctaaatattgtacaattttttatttctcacttgaagtgttttttctaactaaaataaattgtaataatttaCAGTttacccctgttttaggttcataattagcaACCATTTATTCATATCATTGAGAATAAACTGTGTTATAAAACGCTCTAAAAATCAGTAGTTGTGTAACCTTTTGAATCCTAGGGATgctggcgagggggggggggggtattccggtGTCCCaaatgaacatttcagaaatctggcaagcctacctttAAAGAGAAGGTGACTTTCTTTcatggaattaaaataaaattttcagtgtACTGTGTAAGTGAATTAGTTTGTTTTAAACAAGTTGACATGTTTGGCATAACCCttgataatatatttaaaatgttaattatctTGTCTTACAACctgaattttttggaatttatattaaggttaatttgcttcttttaagAATTTTAAGATGATTATCAAGGTATAAgttcaagattttatttttaaaaaagtcaactTGTTTAGCATAACTCTGGACGATATATTTGGGTGTTAATTTCAACCTTTTAAGACcattgtatttgtattattctggaattaaagaaaattttaatgccaAAGATTTAAGTATGAGTttactaatttgttttaaagaagGAAACGTGTTAAGCATATTTGTTTCAGCTGTTATTTCACATCTTTTTAGAATGCATAGCtgtattttttggagcaaaagtaaaatattaagttGATTGCTTAAGTTATAAGTTTatgaaatgtgtttttaaagtaatgaaCTTGTTTAAAATATAGCTTTCAATAATgtatttaagatgttaatttgcttcttttaagAATGTGTGCTTCTATTTTTTGGAAGTAAAGTGACATTTAAAGTTCATTATATAAGTATAAATTTGttgatttgttttttagaaaGTGAATGTGCTTAGCATAAATctcaataattaattaattatgtcAATTTGCACCTTTAAAGAATGAAAAAGGTGAAGACGGCCcgttttagtattttcttttcCTACTGgaatgttagaaattttttacatGGGTACTGTTCTTAATAAAAAGAATCTCAAAGCAAAATTTTGCTTATGTCATTACAAaactggaaacaaaaaaattgtattattttataaCAAGGTTATTCCGtttctactattttttttctaagtcatgcaAGTCTAATTACAATTATGACTCATCGTAAAGATAAATGGGaacaataaaactatttaataatagtatgtttttaaagaaatgatgtgTGAAACAAGTTTGATTCATTATTTTGATGCTGCATTACAcaaacaggggtctggccagaggatatttgggtccgttaacggacccttcacaaaaatccgatcaaccaaaacggacctttcacagaatcccgatcaaacaaaacggacctttcacaaaatcccgatcaaacaaaacggacccttcacaaaattctgataaacaagatcggatctttcacaaattgtttactgaaagcaaaataatgcatatttctgtgtatgaaccgataatttttggaacctttttttaagtgaaatttgagGGATCAGcgtatacaaaatcggctaattttgaagaaaaaaaatcggcactcttgcgatgctcctgcaagggataaataattgctactgccaaataaatataatgattgtttgttttatcacagctaattagcagcggtgttgttgtaaacttttctgaaaaggaattggtaagcacttttctcggcacatgatttaataaacaataatatatatctgcaaaatgaacttagaactgcaaagggatagtaagggtgaggaaaaaatatgatcgcttcagatagggttaccaacttcaaaattatcaccacttagcgtctggcgttgaacctttataatgacttgattagaaaatattcttatcaTTTTGCCAgattgtcaatatttgcgtttttaattgtttattttgggagaaaattatatgggttttgatttttcgatgctaacaaggatgattaactttaaataaactcttttaattaccgtttttttttctttagatgtctacattttgaaaaatgcaatcttttaacatccgatatgagaatcatattttgttcttttttcaagctaacttcgctttattaggatgcaaataaatgaaaagtctctttatttctgttagaactctcatttcaagttttgaaagcaaaattctattttctgttatgagtcaaaaattaaaatgctgaatagatggtttattttatttatttattattattattttgcgtcagttgtgtccacagatattaatgaaatgtttatcataggactctaatctgcaattttaaaataattttatcaaaaatatttcttttacaaaccgTTTGTATAcgtttgagaattgcgatctcttggGGATCCGATTCtacgaatttttgatgattattacgttttgttaagaggtaaacaattaaaatatctttttatttttgttaaaatcacggaatttataagttttaaatgaaattctgtgctttttaagagtgtcttgggacAAAACGTTAAATGCTGAACagtattctgaattttattttatttatttattttttttgtcacaattattttaaatactgtacagaaatatttctagtataatttaacataatgtagaatggtagataaatattgatacttgaaagagcgatgctccctccccccgccaaatatcaaaaaaatactccagaatgattttctcgacatagaagaggaaaacactcaacttttaagtttaattgatgcagtttgtgccatctttaaattctaaaatttcgttttaacaacaaaaaaaaatgttttttttttttgcaaaattttttcatttttcacaaaattatttgatttttcacaaaaaacggaccctgtgaaaaatcctggacagacccctgacaaAAGTATGTGAACAAGCAATGTAACTAAAAGCAACTATAAAGCCGAAGATCCGAATCTGGCAAATGAAGAAACGCAGGATATCCGGAATCTggcaaaatcactatccggtgcatccTTAGTACTAttgatttaagatttaaatttaatgctctttttagCCACGAAACTTGGACAAAATTAGAATATATGGTGGcgtaaaaacaatatatttaacaGTGACACATCCTTAACATTTCATAATTCAGAAGcaaaatttttatactgaaaGTATGCATAGACAACAAAAGCTAACCACTGAATAACACATGATGATCATTTTGCACAAATTGCCGTATTCGAGACAAAAACCTCTGAAAACTAGTATTGCATAACACCTTGATAATtttccaatgctgtttttttaagTCATGTTGCTTTCCTAGTCAAAGTgcgatatgtttctttttttttttactattgtaaAATAGGTAAGAGATTGTAtggaatttgaaacaaatttactgtatggaaaaaaattataccctttgtgtAGACATAAATCTTGAAATCTTCCTAGCATTTCATGAGAACAAGTGTTAAATGGTTTTCTCATACCCTAATTTTAAacacaaactgaaaaaaataataaataagtccagcaataaaataaaagaaactttgaaCAAACATGGCTGTTTAGAATGTATTCAATACAAAGATAAGCAGCCTTAacttcagaaatgaactaaagcttttctaagggggaaaaaaaactctaaataatataaaaaatcttttatcaaattacatcgattttgttttaaatatgtaataaaattgaacatttataacaataactgtatcaaaattttaaaaaataattccatcacCCACCAAACAAGGTTAAATATTGAGTTTATAATTCAGTCTGACTGAACGACTCATAAATATTAGCAGCAAATGTGTTCAATGGCTCTAACTGCAGCATAGCGTGTACTAAAGCACCTGGCTCAGATGGTTCATGTTGACTAAATACTTTGTACATCATAGGTATCAGCCTTGCAAGAGGAGCTGCGAAATCATTTGGAttcacgaaattatttttttcttcgctGAGAAAGACGTAGCACTCAGACAGTCTATCCATCAGGAAAGAGACGCCACGTTCAACACCGAGGGACAACACTCTTTCGAAATCAGCACACTCCAAGACATCTCGGGTTTCCGAACACATCTTCTGTAGAAAATAATCGTCGGTAGTATCATTCGACATTTGTACTAATTCGCTGGATATGTTGGGTAAGAGCGATTCTTCGGAGAGATCCTTGCAAACTGCAGAAAGAATGTCGCTGACATCTTGCAACTTTAAGGGACGGTTCAAAGGAACAGAACTCAGGACGTTTTCTACGCAGTTTTGTATGGGGATAAGCAAGGTACTGATGCCACTAGTTAGAAAGTTTGAAATGTTGGACAAATACAAGGTTTGTTCGTACTGATTAGTACCGTCAGACTTATTAGAACTTCGAATAGCATACACATACCCAGCTAAAATACTCATTTGTACCCGAAGCAGAACAGCTAATAAACACTGTGCATACATTTCTCCCAAAACTTGTgcgaaaactaaaatttttaactgctgcCACAGGTCTTTATTCGATGATTTTTGCTTGAGTTGCTCCAATATGGGGTTGACATCGAGAATGTTGCATACGGTTTCTTTGATCTTCGGCGCAAAAGAAATGAGCACTGAATCGCATGCTTTTAGAGTGCTTTCGAAGTGGGATGAGCGTTGGAGTTGATTACGGAGTTCGGCAGTCTGACGTAACTCCCACtctgcaaattttcttttcagaTGTGACTGAAGAAAGGCAAACCCACCGATCACCCCACCGGCAATCAGCAGTTTCCTCTTATGACGCCATAAACAAGCAGGAAGATCCCACATAATTAAGGCGAAAAGAATGATCTAATAGCAACAAATAACCAGAAAAAATGATAAGCTTAATAAAATCACACACAGATAAAACTGCATTATTTAACAATCGGGATTAAATGAGAGACAACCCGCTTATAAACCATTCCTCAGGCAAAGAATCATCATCATCAACAACAAACTCCTCGTAACAACAAGATAATGCGGCTGCAGTTAACAAAACcatttaaaagaaatgaataaatacatttgtgcatTTATTCTATAATACATATGTGCAAAAGTAAAAGGCTATAAAACAACTTAAATAGACACAAAAACTGCATACAAGTGTTTCgcggtttcaaggaacccctctTTCAATGCAAATGAAATGAGGATGGCGTTTCATCCATCAGctcacttttttttgcatttaaaaagggaTTCTTCTTAACCCTAAAACACAAGCAAAGcatttttcttgcaaatttgcgcctaattacgttgtttttttattcttttacctTATTAGAGGTAGCGtttgaacatgactttttttttcattctaactgCTTTGTACCGTGGTTtttggccgtggtagcctgatcggtagggcattggactcggggccggaggggctcgggttcgatccccgctggtcgaagacccaccgtcgtcattaaaggggactgggcgacgttaaatatgctcgtggtctcaatgtcctccaagtgaaacgatacctctgggggtgctagtaccaggtagctattagctcttggactagttctaaattctcattaactgttcgatccggtgatggtgctgccatctatcggtatataaaataatggaggcaaggcactagtatgcagtcctcgacataaatacagttgtagtcagttctgACTcttaaatagaaatagaaaatagAAACTGCTTTGTACAATTAATTTAGCAATTTGGCAATAGCTTGATGTTCGGCAGTGTTGACATTACAGTTTTCTCATTTCTGATTTGCGTACGATTATACTTGAAAACTATAATGTTATCTCATGACATTATGTATCCCCTACtttgtttgtaattttaaaaattttccgttGGGAAATAAGTAGCAGAAAGTTTCGAAATTTTTCCCTAGAGTTTGATTCCTTTTTCGTTGGGTGGAATTCATTCCAAACGTCAAATTTTTATTCACTTGTCACTAGATAACATGAAGGGAGAAATTTGAAAGCAATTCTGTACGTTACACGGTATGGTGTAAAAATTCTGTGAATTACTTTACTGTATGCTTTAAGATTAGTTACGGAGGTTagaaaaacattcaaaacttGTAAAATTTACTCCTTTAACACGAAGTCAGTACGAATTGCCTACCTTGGCAGAAACTTGTATTGTATTAAAACTTATATAATGGTGTATGGAGAACAAAATCTGGTCTcgaactttttttaatgcaattattttaGTCACCACCCTTAACCCCTACAATCTGCTATCATTTCTTTTGTGCCagcaaatattttaactttttgaaagaacaaaaaaaaaaaaaaaacattgcataaAATTGTCTGGATGCTTTTTATAACAGCAGTACTTCCTAATATTTCGTGTAATCCttgtaatttaaatgaaatatttacttataaGGTATGTTCCCATTTATTCAAATTTGTTGATACCTTGACCTATTTGCACATCTAGATACCCCCTGTTTCTAACAGAGTTAGATAGCTGttcataattgtttttttttccctccagttTTACAATGATTTGCACCATCTTCCCCtttttttgaatcaataattgaTCCAAAACTATAATTATATTATGATTTAAGGACAACTTAAAGGTTCATTTCACGGTAATTTAGAGATTTATGTAGAGTCGGTAACGTGACTTTTTTCGCcgtaacttttttatttactgtttgatttgcatattattttattttgagcttttcctatcAACACCGActctaattaaaataatttgcaaatcaaacagtaaattaaaaagttatggcaaaatggtcacgttacggactcgacataaatgtcaaaaataccgtgaaatgacccttaagcaataaaactattttttccttttttttcatacattttggaTTTAGGAacataaaaatgttatttctgttTAATTTCAGCTAAAAGCTCTATTCAAAATCTCAAATATGGCTTAGGTTTCAGGCAATAGAAGCCACCTAAACATTTAAAACCAATTGCTCTCTTTGCATAATTTTGTTCTTTGTTGaccgtgaaaataaaatgatttttctttgtgCAGTATAAGAGTGCAAAGTCAGAACCAAACCATTTCACCATCTTTCATTTGAAAACTTTCAATGTTATTTTGGGCATATCAGTGGTATTTCAGCAGTGCAATAGGTTTGAAAGGGttaataaataataacttaactatcattttgtaaaaaaaaaaaaaaaaaagcacatagaATCTGAACATAAAAcaaattgattgatttttttttcttttttcacttcctTTCTGGAATTCTTTTAATGCTTCACTATGTGTAGAATTACTATgtgtaaaactaaattttaataacCTAAATTAATTATActatataattttaataaactaaattttaaattttactatgtGTAAAAGTTATGTGAAATTTTCTTGTTTCAAATTTTGGATTTCTTTATATATGctttaactttttaatgattGGACTGGTTCCCTGGTGGAGGGACATATTGATCTCTATCTTTAGTTTATGACTTTTTTTCTCAGGCCCTTCATTTTACACtactttttacataaatacatTATTAATTTCTTGAAACCGGAATGACAGACCTGTCTCAGAGCTTCTGAAAATCTCacactttcttcagaaaatttttcttgagtccactatcacccctgtGTTACTTCAAAAACTCAAGATTGAATTGTATATCTAAGTTCAGAAATTGAGCAAAAACTTCTTGGGGATTTTGAAAGTTACGATTCAGTTGACGACTGTGTGGAGTTTTCTTGAAATTCTGGGTGTAACTTTGAGGATTTTGAAAGTTACGATTCAGTTGACAACTGTGTGGAGTTTTCTTGAAATTCTGGGTGTAACTTTGGGGATTTTGAAAGTTATGATTCAGTTAACGACTGTGTAGAGTTTTCTTGAAATTCTGGGTGTAACTTTAAAAAGCATGCGTGGGAGGATTAGGACCAAGAATTTTATCTACCCGAATAGTTACTAAACTGCCTAAttcaacattaaaaaactttttattattgaaaaaaaaaattgaattttgacttcttaaattcaaattatgtttttcgcaatcacgagtgtgtgtgtgtatgtaggcgtgtgtgtctgtgtgcatgcatgagtgtgtgtgtgtgtatgtatgtgtaggtgtgtgtgtgtatgtatgcgcatgtgtgtaggatatggaaggAACCAGGAGactgtttttgctagaggagcagcatcctgaGGCTGGTtgatggtgatgctgcagagggaggcgagggaaaataaaatcataggaatgtCAAAAccttcaagtgagaacaataagcattgtgattgctcaaaaaaaaaaaaaaaaaaaaacacatggttTTGTATGCATATACTacacagaaaaggaaaaaaaatcacttaatttacTGCCAAATTTCTATTAATTGATACTTTAATTGAATTAAAGTGCCCTTTTATCCAAAAGTACTGTTCCCCCTTTTTAGTTGAAAGGAAACATGTAAAATCAGTTTTCTGTCTTAACACTGAGTTTAATCATCATACAGTTAATAATGTGCAACacattttttcttctaatatctGCTCTCCATATATTGTTCAGGCATCCtatattaattcttttattttaattgatgatttgattttttaattctaaactacAGAATTGTTTCAGGTGTATCATATCGCTATTTTAGTTGCTGATGCGATGTTTAATGCTTTGAAAAAGCTTGTAACTAGCCATGATGCCACCACAAAAGGGCTTCCACCACCTGGAGTTCAAGCAATGGGACTCTCTTTGCAGCGAAAGTTTGCCAAAGGGGTTCAGTATAACAGTAAGTTTCTTGCTGTCTggttaatgtattttaatttgactCAATCAAGCTTGAttgaatagaaaaatatattatctCCAAATGGGAAGGCAGTAATTGTTCTATGGAATGAAACATTATTAGAAATAAGGGGTCACATTAGTCGCAACATGcgaccaaaaattttaatttagagccTAAAATTTTAGATCTCATTGAAGCTTTTTTCCCAAAACATAGTGATTAGAATTCAATGGATAACTGttgaaaaatagatgcaaaaagaaaaatgtctttaaaaaatatattttcttttgtaaatgttACATATCTTTTTGAGTATGCTATTAGCATGCAGCATTTCTCTATAATAAAATCAATCTAAAAGGCAAGCAAGCCATTAACCGCGGAAGCGGTGCTAGCCGCAGAGCAGGTTTTTCCTACTCTGAGGCCAC from Uloborus diversus isolate 005 chromosome 5, Udiv.v.3.1, whole genome shotgun sequence encodes:
- the LOC129222575 gene encoding peroxisomal biogenesis factor 3-like — encoded protein: MWDLPACLWRHKRKLLIAGGVIGGFAFLQSHLKRKFAEWELRQTAELRNQLQRSSHFESTLKACDSVLISFAPKIKETVCNILDVNPILEQLKQKSSNKDLWQQLKILVFAQVLGEMYAQCLLAVLLRVQMSILAGYVYAIRSSNKSDGTNQYEQTLYLSNISNFLTSGISTLLIPIQNCVENVLSSVPLNRPLKLQDVSDILSAVCKDLSEESLLPNISSELVQMSNDTTDDYFLQKMCSETRDVLECADFERVLSLGVERGVSFLMDRLSECYVFLSEEKNNFVNPNDFAAPLARLIPMMYKVFSQHEPSEPGALVHAMLQLEPLNTFAANIYESFSQTEL